One Diospyros lotus cultivar Yz01 chromosome 1, ASM1463336v1, whole genome shotgun sequence genomic window carries:
- the LOC127794646 gene encoding protein HEADING DATE 3A-like, which translates to MSRYSMDPLAVGRVIGEVLDPFIRTVAFRVRYNNREVTSGCELRPSQVANSPRVDIGGDDLRNFYTLIMVDPDAPSPNDPSLREYLHWMVTDIPGTTSTSFGQEVVKYESPLPHLGIHRFVFVLFQQLGRQTVYPPSLRHNFCTRDFAMLYNLGLPVAAVYFNAQREPSNRG; encoded by the exons ATGTCTAGGTACAGCATGGATCCTCTGGCTGTAGGCCGGGTGATAGGGGAAGTCCTGGATCCCTTTATAAGGACCGTCGCTTTTAGGGTGAGGTACAACAACAGGGAAGTCACCAGTGGTTGTGAGCTCAGGCCTTCCCAGGTAGCCAACAGTCCTAGGGTTGATATTGGGGGTGATGATCTAAGGAACTTCTACACTCTT ATTATGGTGGACCCTGATGCTCCCAGCCCAAATGATCCTTCCCTTAGGGAATACCTCCATTG GATGGTAACTGATATTCCAGGAACTACATCAACAAGTTTTG GACAAGAGGTGGTTAAGTACGAGAGTCCGCTGCCACATCTAGGGATTCATCGGTTTGTTTTCGTGCTGTTTCAACAGTTGGGGCGCCAAACAGTATACCCTCCTTCGTTGAGGCACAATTTCTGCACAAGGGACTTCGCCATGCTTTACAATCTAGGCTTGCCCGTTGCTGCTGTCTACTTCAATGCCCAAAGAGAGCCCAGCAATAGAGGATGA